One Flavobacterium sp. 90 DNA segment encodes these proteins:
- the lysA gene encoding diaminopimelate decarboxylase, which yields MQAKDLLQLAEQFGSPLYVYDAEKIQSQYNRLTKAFSKVENLRVNYAMKALSNVAILQLLKNMGSGLDTVSIQEVLLGLHAGYEPEKIFFTPNGVSLEEIEEVAAMGVQINIDNLSILEQFGTKYPQIPVCIRINPHVMAGGNANISVGHIDSKFGISVHQIPHILRIVENTKMSIVGIHMHTGSDILDIEVFLYAAEILFDTAKHFKDLEFLDFGSGFKVPYKKDDIETDIEELGKKLSKRFNAFCTEYGRDLTLIFEPGKFLVSEAGHFLVKVNVVKQTTSTVFAGVDSGFNHLIRPMLYGSSHHIENISNPKGKERFYSVVGYICETDTFANNRRISEITEGDILAFRNAGAYCFSMSSNYNSRYKPAEVLWKDGKGILIRQHETFEDLLKNQIPLPQEVAATV from the coding sequence ATGCAAGCAAAAGATTTACTGCAGTTAGCAGAACAATTTGGAAGTCCATTATATGTTTATGATGCCGAAAAAATCCAATCTCAGTACAACAGATTAACTAAAGCTTTCTCTAAGGTAGAAAACTTAAGAGTTAATTACGCCATGAAGGCATTGTCAAACGTTGCGATTCTTCAGTTATTAAAGAACATGGGATCTGGATTAGATACTGTATCAATTCAAGAAGTTTTATTAGGACTTCATGCTGGCTATGAACCTGAAAAAATCTTTTTTACACCAAACGGAGTTTCTCTTGAAGAAATCGAGGAAGTTGCCGCAATGGGTGTACAAATCAATATTGACAACTTATCTATTCTGGAGCAATTCGGGACAAAATATCCACAAATTCCGGTATGTATTCGTATCAATCCGCACGTAATGGCGGGTGGAAATGCTAATATTTCGGTGGGACATATCGATAGTAAATTCGGTATTTCTGTTCACCAGATTCCGCATATCTTGCGAATTGTAGAGAACACAAAAATGAGCATCGTGGGAATTCACATGCACACAGGATCTGATATTCTTGATATCGAAGTATTCTTGTATGCTGCTGAAATCTTATTTGATACCGCAAAACACTTCAAAGACTTAGAGTTTTTAGATTTCGGAAGCGGATTCAAAGTTCCTTACAAAAAAGACGATATCGAAACTGACATCGAAGAATTAGGTAAAAAATTATCTAAAAGATTCAATGCTTTCTGTACAGAATATGGCAGAGATTTAACGTTGATTTTCGAACCAGGAAAATTCTTGGTGAGCGAAGCAGGTCATTTCTTAGTAAAAGTAAACGTAGTAAAACAAACAACATCAACAGTTTTCGCTGGAGTTGACAGTGGTTTCAACCACTTAATTCGTCCAATGTTGTACGGATCTTCACACCATATCGAAAACATTTCTAACCCAAAAGGAAAAGAACGTTTTTACTCGGTTGTAGGATACATCTGCGAAACAGATACTTTTGCAAACAATCGTAGAATTTCGGAAATTACTGAAGGTGATATTCTGGCTTTCAGAAACGCCGGAGCATATTGCTTCTCAATGTCTTCGAACTACAATTCAAGATACAAACCAGCAGAAGTTTTATGGAAAGACGGAAAAGGAATCTTAATCCGCCAACACGAAACTTTTGAAGATTTGCTTAAAAATCAAATTCCGTTGCCACAAGAAGTTGCTGCAACAGTTTAA
- a CDS encoding integrase core domain-containing protein, which translates to MRNNSQDSTLERNYLEKYRFLIKEYEQVKNKTHPLYKKAMDFYAANNTCRKSFLKYYNRFKQSGKSIDLLPQKRGPKYKTRRPLPFIEQKVIALREKGNNKYEIVSILRPKLGKHTPSYSGVYNILKRNKINRLTPKIKKNHQKIIKERMGQLGHIDCHYLSKSIIKGENKNRYLVCVIDDYSRIAWAELVSDITSLTVMFAALKCLNILSDHYEIKFEEILSDNGAEFGPKTSKVKNNHPFERMLMELGIVHRYTKPYRPQTNGKVERFWRTLEDDLLRDTDFDSHEELKEELLQYLYYYNHERPHQGIDGKKPIEMINPLPK; encoded by the coding sequence ATGAGAAATAATAGTCAGGATTCCACTTTAGAGCGGAACTACTTAGAGAAGTATCGTTTTCTAATAAAAGAATATGAACAGGTAAAAAATAAAACTCATCCTTTGTATAAAAAAGCAATGGATTTTTATGCAGCAAATAATACTTGCCGAAAGAGTTTTTTAAAGTATTATAATCGCTTTAAACAAAGTGGGAAATCTATTGATTTATTGCCCCAAAAAAGAGGTCCCAAATATAAAACAAGACGTCCTTTGCCTTTTATAGAGCAAAAAGTAATTGCATTGCGAGAAAAAGGAAACAACAAATATGAAATTGTTAGTATCTTAAGGCCCAAATTAGGGAAGCATACACCATCATATTCAGGAGTTTATAATATTTTAAAACGCAATAAAATAAATAGATTAACTCCGAAGATTAAAAAGAATCATCAAAAAATAATCAAGGAAAGAATGGGACAACTTGGTCATATTGATTGTCATTATTTGAGCAAAAGTATAATTAAAGGGGAAAATAAAAATCGCTATTTAGTTTGTGTAATAGATGATTACAGTCGAATTGCCTGGGCTGAATTAGTTTCTGATATTACCAGTTTAACAGTTATGTTTGCGGCATTGAAATGTTTAAACATCCTAAGTGATCATTATGAAATAAAATTTGAAGAGATATTATCTGATAATGGAGCTGAATTTGGACCTAAAACAAGCAAAGTGAAAAATAATCACCCTTTTGAGAGGATGTTAATGGAATTAGGTATTGTTCATAGGTACACAAAACCCTACAGACCACAAACTAATGGTAAAGTTGAACGCTTTTGGAGAACTCTTGAAGATGATTTATTGAGAGACACAGATTTTGATTCTCATGAAGAATTAAAAGAAGAATTATTGCAATACTTATATTATTATAATCATGAAAGACCACATCAAGGTATTGATGGAAAAAAACCAATCGAAATGATAAATCCGTTACCGAAATAA